One genomic window of Medicago truncatula cultivar Jemalong A17 chromosome 1, MtrunA17r5.0-ANR, whole genome shotgun sequence includes the following:
- the LOC11412975 gene encoding LRR receptor-like serine/threonine-protein kinase ERL2, which yields MAKTMIHSCFLLFFFCFLHNQLIVNAILDPADFLALQSIRKALEDMPGSDFFSSWDFTADPCNFSGVFCDSDKVISLNLGDPRAGSAGLTGRLDPAIGKLSSLAEFTVVPGRIYGPLPQTISSLKNLRFLGVNRNFISGEIPAELGELRSLRTIDLSYNQLTGKIPPTVGSLPGLTNLILCHNRLTGSLPRFDSQSLSRLDLKHNSLTGSIGPNFLPASLQYLSLSWNQFTGSMDRVLTRLNQLNYLDLSLNQFTGPLPGKVFSFPLTNLQLERNQFTGSVEPVDQVAIPTVDLSFNRLSGQISPMLANVQNLYLNNNRFTGRVPASFVERLLDASIQILYLQHNYLTGIEISPTAVIPERSSLCMQYNCMVPPVETPCPFRAGKQKTRPTTQCNQYKG from the coding sequence ATGGCGAAAACCATGATTCATTCatgttttcttctctttttcttttgtttcttacaCAATCAGCTTATTGTAAACGCGATTTTAGACCCTGCTGATTTTCTAGCTCTTCAATCCATTCGTAAAGCTCTTGAAGACATGCCTGGTTCTGATTTCTTTTCTTCATGGGATTTCACTGCTGATCCATGCAACTTCTCCGGTGTGTTTTGTGATTCTGATAAGGTTATTTCTCTCAACCTCGGTGATCCTAGAGCCGGTTCAGCTGGTTTAACCGGTCGATTAGACCCTGCCATTGGTAAGCTTTCTTCTCTGGCTGAGTTTACCGTTGTTCCGGGAAGAATATATGGTCCTCTTCCTCAAACCATTTCAAGCTTGAAGAATCTCAGGTTTCTTGGTGTTAACAGAAACTTCATCTCCGGTGAGATTCCGGCGGAGTTAGGTGAGTTACGCAGTCTTCGAACTATTGATCTTAGTTACAATCAGCTAACCGGAAAAATTCCTCCGACGGTGGGTTCATTACCGGGGTTAACCAATCTCATTCTCTGTCACAACCGTTTAACCGGTTCACTTCCCCGGTTTGATTCTCAAAGCTTAAGCCGGTTGGACCTAAAGCACAACTCTCTCACCGGTTCGATTGGTCCAAATTTTCTCCCTGCGTCACTTCAGTATCTCTCATTGTCATGGAATCAATTCACCGGCTCAATGGACCGGGTTCTAACCCGGCTTAATCAGTTAAACTATTTAGACCTGAGTCTGAACCAATTCACTGGACCTCTTCCGGGTAAGGTATTCTCATTCCCACTGACAAATCTCCAATTAGAAAGAAACCAGTTTACCGGTTCAGTTGAACCGGTGGATCAAGTTGCAATTCCAACCGTTGATCTTAGCTTTAACCGGTTATCTGGTCAAATATCACCTATGCTGGCCAATGTGCAGAATCTTTACCTGAATAACAACCGGTTCACGGGTCGGGTACCGGCTAGTTTTGTGGAGCGGTTATTGGATGCAAGCATACAGATATTATATTTGCAGCATAATTATTTAACTGGAATTGAGATTAGTCCAACGGCTGTAATTCCAGAGAGAAGTTCACTGTGTATGCAGTATAATTGCATGGTCCCTCCCGTAGAGACTCCCTGCCCTTTTAGAGCTGGGAAGCAGAAAACAAGGCCTACTACACAGTGCAATCAGTACAAGGGATAG
- the LOC11416837 gene encoding gibberellin receptor GID1B, whose protein sequence is MRRHKRAKKTNIIDINMAGSNEVNLNESKSVVPLNTWVLISNFKLAYNLLRRADGTFNRELAEFLDRKVPANTIPVDGVFSFDHVDRNSGLFNRVYQPAPENVTTWGIIELEKPLSTTEIVPVIIFFHGGSFSHSSANSAIYDTFCRRLVSMCKAVVVSVNYRRSPEHRYPCAYEDGWNALNWVKSRTWLQSGKDSKVYAYMAGDSSGGNIAHHVAVRAAEEDVEVLGNILLHPLFGGEKRTESEKKLDGKYFVRLQDRDWYWRAFLPEGEDRDHPACNPFGPKGKSLVGLKFPKSLVCVAGLDLLQDWQLEYVEGLENSDQDVKLLYLKEATIGFYFLPNNDHFYCLMNEINTFVHPNC, encoded by the exons atgaggCGGCATAAAAG AGCGAAGAAAACAAACATCATAGACATAAACATGGCTGGAAGTAATGAAGTCAACCTTAATGAATCTAAG AGTGTTGTTCCTCTCAATACTTGGGTGCTTATCTCCAATTTCAAGCTTGCTTACAATCTACTAAGACGCGCTGACGGAACATTCAATAGAGAGTTAGCTGAGTTTCTTGACCGCAAGGTCCCAGCCAATACAATTCCTGTAGATGGAGTATTCTCTTTCGATCATGTCGATAGAAATTCAGGACTTTTCAATAGGGTTTATCAACCTGCTCCAGAGAATGTTACTACTTGGGGAATTATAGAGCTAGAAAAGCCCTTGAGCACAACAGAGATTGTCCCTGTCATAATCTTCTTCCATGGTGGAAGTTTCTCTCATTCCTCAGCTAATAGTGCTATCTATGACACTTTCTGCCGTCGCCTTGTGAGCATGTGTAAGGCTGTTGTTGTTTCTGTAAACTACAGAAGATCACCCGAGCATCGGTATCCGTGTGCTTATGAAGATGGTTGGAATGCTCTAAATTGGGTCAAATCAAGGACATGGCTTCAAAGTGGAAAGGACTCTAAGGTTTATGCTTACATGGCTGGTGATAGTTCCGGAGGCAACATTGCTCATCACGTTGCGGTGAGAGCTGCCGAGGAAGATGTTGAGGTACTAGGTAACATTCTTCTCCATCCACTCTTTGGCGGGGAGAAGCGAACAGAATCGGAGAAGAAACTGGATGGAAAGTATTTTGTGAGGTTGCAAGATCGCGATTGGTATTGGCGAGCTTTTCTACCTGAAGGGGAAGATAGAGATCATCCTGCTTGTAATCCATTTGGTCCTAAAGGTAAAAGCCTTGTAGGACTCAAGTTCCCTAAAAGCCTTGTTTGTGTGGCTGGTTTGGATCTTCTACAAGATTGGCAATTGGAATATGTGGAAGGTCTCGAGAATTCTGACCAAGATGTCAAACTTCTTTACCTAAAGGAAGCCACTATTGGTTTCTACTTCCTGCCTAATAACGATCATTTCTATTGCCTCATGAATGAGATAAACACCTTTGTGCATCCTAACTGCTGA
- the LOC11412492 gene encoding LEC14B protein isoform X2, translating to MYAISGALYVDQMGYAMSRLDVDSSDTEDGNAILEDSSTGKAKKAFENLDNEIAQITKLKSTPHQLLVHDGSGRKELPVSPVKMLAGRESNCSGRGRFSSADRCHLLSRYLPVNGPWPIDQMPSRAYVSQFSADGSLFVAGFQGNHIKIYNVEKGWKVQKNILTKSLRWTITDTSLSPDQSHLVYASMSPIVHIVNVGSSETESLANVTEIHDGLDFSSNDDGGYSFGIFSLKFSTDGKELVAGTSGDSIYVYDLETNKVSLRILAHTADVNTVCFADETGHLIYSGSDDSFCKVWDRRCLNAKDKPAGVLMGHLEGITFIDSRGDGRYFISNGKDQTIKLWDIRKMSSNVTRSFEWDYRWMDYPPQAKDLNHPCDQSVATYRGHSVLRTLVRCFFSPAFSTGQKYIYTGSHNACVYVYDLVSGAQVATLKHHKSPVRDCSWHPFHPMLVSSSWDGDVVKWQSAGSSDMAASSVKKRVNKRHFYEDYL from the exons ATGTACGCTATATCCGGTGCACTTTACGTTGACCAAATGGGCTATGCTATGAGTAGATTAGACGTGGACTCTAGTGATACTGAAGATGGAAATGCAATCCTTGAAGATTCTAGTACTGGAAAAGCTAAAAAGGCATTTGAAAATTTAGACAATGAAATTGCTCAAATAACCAAGTTGAAATCAACACCTCATCAACTGCTAGTACATGATGGATCTGGAAGGAAAGAGTTGCCTGTTTCCCCGGTGAAGATGCTGGCAGGCCGCGAATCTAATTGTTCAGGACGGGGAAGGTTTTCTTCCGCTGATCGCTGTCATCTTTTGAGCAGGTATTTACCTGTAAATGGTCCTTGGCCTATCGACCAAATGCCTAGTCGAGCATACGTGTCTCAGTTTTCAGCTGATGGTTCTCTTTTTGTTGCTGGGTTCCAG gGAAACCACATAAAAATATACAATGTGGAGAAAGGTTGGAAAGTTCAAAAAAACATTCTAACCAAGAGTTTGAGATGGACAATCACTGATACTTCTCTTTCCCCTGATCAAAGTCATCTA GTTTATGCCAGCATGTCACCCATTGTACACATTGTGAATGTTGGATCTTCTGAGACAGAGTCACTAGCAAATGTGACG GAGATCCACGATGGGTTGGATTTTTCATCAAACGACGATGGAGGATACTCTTTTGGAATTTTCTCTTTGAAATTTTCAACAGATGGGAAGGAATTAGTTGCAGGAACTAGTGGCGATTCTATATATGTATACGATCTTGAAACAAATAAGGTTTCACTTCGAATTTTAGCACACACG GCTGATGTAAACACTGTATGTTTTGCTGATGAAACTGGCCATCTTATTTACTCTGGAAGTGATGATAGTTTCTGCAAG GTCTGGGATCGGCGTTGCTTAAATGCTAAAGACAAGCCAGCAGGGGTTTTGATGGGACACCTTGAGGGCATTACGTTTATTGATTCCCGTGGAGATGGACGCTATTTCATTTCAAACGGTAAAGATCAGACCATCAAACTTTGGGACATACGTAAAATGTCATCCAATGTTACCAG GAGTTTTGAATGGGATTACAGGTGGATGGATTACCCGCCACAAGCAAAAGACTTGAATCATCCTTGTGATCAGTCAGTGGCTACATATAGAGGCCATTCAGTCTTACGCACTCTTGTCCGCTGCTTTTTTTCTCCAGCTTTTAG CACTGGCCAGAAGTACATCTATACTGGATCACACAACGCATGTGTTTATGTATATGATTTG GTGAGTGGAGCACAAGTTGCAACATTGAAGCACCATAAATCACCTGTAAGAGATTGTAGTTGGCATCCCTTCCACCCTATGCTTGTTAGCTCTTCTTGGGATGGAGATGTTGTAAAATGGCAATCTGCTGGAAGCTCTGATATGGCAGCCTCGTCGGTTAAGAAGAGGGTAAACAAAAGACATTTTTATGAAGATTACCTATGA
- the LOC11412492 gene encoding LEC14B protein isoform X1: MYAISGALYVDQMGYAMSRLDVDSSDTEDGNAILEDSSTGKAKKAFENLDNEIAQITKLKSTPHQLLVHDGSGRKELPVSPVKMLAGRESNCSGRGRFSSADRCHLLSRYLPVNGPWPIDQMPSRAYVSQFSADGSLFVAGFQGNHIKIYNVEKGWKVQKNILTKSLRWTITDTSLSPDQSHLVYASMSPIVHIVNVGSSETESLANVTEIHDGLDFSSNDDGGYSFGIFSLKFSTDGKELVAGTSGDSIYVYDLETNKVSLRILAHTADVNTVCFADETGHLIYSGSDDSFCKVWDRRCLNAKDKPAGVLMGHLEGITFIDSRGDGRYFISNGKDQTIKLWDIRKMSSNVTSNRVRGYRSFEWDYRWMDYPPQAKDLNHPCDQSVATYRGHSVLRTLVRCFFSPAFSTGQKYIYTGSHNACVYVYDLVSGAQVATLKHHKSPVRDCSWHPFHPMLVSSSWDGDVVKWQSAGSSDMAASSVKKRVNKRHFYEDYL; this comes from the exons ATGTACGCTATATCCGGTGCACTTTACGTTGACCAAATGGGCTATGCTATGAGTAGATTAGACGTGGACTCTAGTGATACTGAAGATGGAAATGCAATCCTTGAAGATTCTAGTACTGGAAAAGCTAAAAAGGCATTTGAAAATTTAGACAATGAAATTGCTCAAATAACCAAGTTGAAATCAACACCTCATCAACTGCTAGTACATGATGGATCTGGAAGGAAAGAGTTGCCTGTTTCCCCGGTGAAGATGCTGGCAGGCCGCGAATCTAATTGTTCAGGACGGGGAAGGTTTTCTTCCGCTGATCGCTGTCATCTTTTGAGCAGGTATTTACCTGTAAATGGTCCTTGGCCTATCGACCAAATGCCTAGTCGAGCATACGTGTCTCAGTTTTCAGCTGATGGTTCTCTTTTTGTTGCTGGGTTCCAG gGAAACCACATAAAAATATACAATGTGGAGAAAGGTTGGAAAGTTCAAAAAAACATTCTAACCAAGAGTTTGAGATGGACAATCACTGATACTTCTCTTTCCCCTGATCAAAGTCATCTA GTTTATGCCAGCATGTCACCCATTGTACACATTGTGAATGTTGGATCTTCTGAGACAGAGTCACTAGCAAATGTGACG GAGATCCACGATGGGTTGGATTTTTCATCAAACGACGATGGAGGATACTCTTTTGGAATTTTCTCTTTGAAATTTTCAACAGATGGGAAGGAATTAGTTGCAGGAACTAGTGGCGATTCTATATATGTATACGATCTTGAAACAAATAAGGTTTCACTTCGAATTTTAGCACACACG GCTGATGTAAACACTGTATGTTTTGCTGATGAAACTGGCCATCTTATTTACTCTGGAAGTGATGATAGTTTCTGCAAG GTCTGGGATCGGCGTTGCTTAAATGCTAAAGACAAGCCAGCAGGGGTTTTGATGGGACACCTTGAGGGCATTACGTTTATTGATTCCCGTGGAGATGGACGCTATTTCATTTCAAACGGTAAAGATCAGACCATCAAACTTTGGGACATACGTAAAATGTCATCCAATGTTACCAG TAACCGTGTCCGTGGATATAGGAGTTTTGAATGGGATTACAGGTGGATGGATTACCCGCCACAAGCAAAAGACTTGAATCATCCTTGTGATCAGTCAGTGGCTACATATAGAGGCCATTCAGTCTTACGCACTCTTGTCCGCTGCTTTTTTTCTCCAGCTTTTAG CACTGGCCAGAAGTACATCTATACTGGATCACACAACGCATGTGTTTATGTATATGATTTG GTGAGTGGAGCACAAGTTGCAACATTGAAGCACCATAAATCACCTGTAAGAGATTGTAGTTGGCATCCCTTCCACCCTATGCTTGTTAGCTCTTCTTGGGATGGAGATGTTGTAAAATGGCAATCTGCTGGAAGCTCTGATATGGCAGCCTCGTCGGTTAAGAAGAGGGTAAACAAAAGACATTTTTATGAAGATTACCTATGA